The Vibrio mangrovi genome includes a region encoding these proteins:
- a CDS encoding methyl-accepting chemotaxis protein → MGRFSGWKIKYQILTPILFLLGALIVISAIGLKVNHQIAQNTQKLTKYISPATTTVLNADRDLYQSAVALRDYVYLSSQGQNSQTQFDAYHENQEQAYDRMLESRELGQSAGITLIPQEHETYIRAFNQWKNISEKIVHLVSENKYQQAYILLTKDQDQMFSTLRTYYDKFGEKLEKRRQEIAADIHRLEAQQESYTVIACVFSSVIGFWFLFYIPRLIASRLQTQTEKMKELSHSGGDLTLRLPVDGNNELSMLAEATNEFISYLQNMLLAIEDEVLGIRNHADQLQDLTSRTGTSATQQNAALDDIAHSISELNTAISEVAQQSQRSSDESNNARSDVTNSHQEIQRAITQITALVQEMEGAASVISKLEQDSQSITSVVDVIRGIAEQTNLLALNAAIEAARAGESGRGFAVVADEVRALAQKTQESTQSIQTTLSELNAGVEKAVETIKSGTEKAIETSTYTDSAGTAMNLIIERVNSITDFSVQIAAATEEQSVVVNQVNNNMEQMRESSKEVTTNASEANTSIQEVTLSIQKLSQQIALFKLC, encoded by the coding sequence ATGGGTCGTTTTTCTGGCTGGAAAATTAAGTATCAGATACTCACTCCCATCCTGTTTTTATTGGGAGCTCTCATCGTTATCTCCGCTATCGGGCTGAAGGTAAACCATCAGATCGCTCAAAACACACAAAAGTTGACGAAATATATTTCCCCGGCAACAACTACCGTCCTGAACGCAGATCGGGACTTATACCAATCAGCGGTTGCACTACGCGACTATGTTTATCTTTCATCACAGGGCCAGAATTCTCAGACACAGTTCGATGCATATCATGAAAATCAGGAACAGGCTTATGACCGAATGCTGGAATCCCGGGAACTTGGTCAGTCAGCCGGAATTACACTTATCCCTCAGGAACATGAAACTTACATCCGGGCCTTCAATCAGTGGAAAAATATCTCGGAAAAAATCGTACATCTGGTCAGTGAAAACAAATATCAACAGGCATATATTTTACTGACTAAAGATCAAGATCAGATGTTCTCCACACTGCGGACTTACTACGATAAGTTTGGCGAAAAATTAGAAAAACGCCGTCAGGAAATCGCAGCAGATATTCACCGTCTGGAGGCACAACAGGAATCCTATACAGTCATTGCCTGTGTCTTCTCTTCTGTCATCGGTTTCTGGTTTCTATTTTATATTCCCCGCCTGATCGCTTCCAGATTACAGACACAGACCGAAAAAATGAAAGAACTGAGTCACTCCGGCGGTGATTTAACACTCAGGCTACCGGTAGACGGAAACAATGAACTATCGATGCTTGCCGAAGCAACCAATGAGTTCATCAGTTATCTGCAAAATATGTTACTGGCCATTGAAGATGAAGTACTTGGAATCCGGAATCATGCCGATCAATTGCAAGACCTGACATCCAGAACCGGCACCAGCGCCACTCAACAGAATGCTGCTCTGGATGACATCGCCCACTCGATTTCTGAGCTGAACACTGCAATTTCAGAAGTCGCCCAACAATCTCAGCGTTCATCAGACGAATCCAACAATGCAAGATCTGATGTCACAAACTCCCATCAGGAAATTCAGCGTGCGATTACTCAGATAACCGCACTGGTACAGGAGATGGAAGGGGCAGCGAGTGTCATCAGTAAGCTAGAACAGGATAGTCAGAGCATTACCTCGGTTGTTGACGTCATCCGGGGAATCGCCGAACAAACCAATCTGCTGGCACTCAATGCAGCCATAGAAGCTGCCCGGGCAGGAGAATCCGGAAGAGGTTTCGCAGTGGTTGCCGATGAAGTCCGAGCTCTGGCACAGAAAACTCAGGAATCAACCCAGAGTATTCAGACGACACTGTCAGAATTGAATGCCGGTGTAGAAAAAGCAGTGGAAACCATCAAATCAGGAACAGAAAAAGCTATTGAAACATCAACGTATACAGACTCAGCCGGAACCGCGATGAATCTGATTATAGAGAGGGTCAATAGCATCACGGATTTCTCCGTTCAGATTGCCGCAGCAACCGAAGAACAGAGTGTAGTCGTCAATCAGGTCAACAACAATATGGAGCAGATGCGTGAAAGCTCGAAAGAAGTAACAACGAATGCATCTGAGGCTAATACCTCGATTCAGGAGGTCACATTATCGATTCAGAAACTGTCACAACAAATAGCGTTATTTAAACTTTGCTGA
- a CDS encoding PTS transporter subunit EIIC: protein MAYEKLAAEIVEGVGGAANIDSVIHCATRLRFKLLDSANTKRDELKEHGDIIAVVESGGQFQVVIGNHVGDVFAAIQSQLKNGGVAVDADVESQSTESASKEKQGILSIFIDIVSGIFTPLLGIMAASGILKGLLALGTAFQVMDAGSGTYQILNAASDSLFFFFPLVLGYTAGAKFGGNPFVTMAIGGALVHPSMIAAFQAQQLPDAAGLEFLGIPVTFMNYASSVIPIIFAAYVSCKLEKFFKPKLPSAVTNLFTPMLCILITTPLTFLVIGPAATWVSHMLASGFESIYNMSPMVAGIVIGAFWQVFVIFGLHWGFVPIIINNLSVLGADPIGPLCLAAVLAQAGACLGVFLRTRDTKTKALASSAFTTGLFGITEPAIYGVTLPRKRPFVFACISGGVGGAIIGFFQTKVYSFALPSILAFPQYIPPSGAVDITVWAAIAGAVVGIVLAAFLTFFFGEPREEKKAANHLATSVSK from the coding sequence ATGGCTTATGAAAAACTTGCTGCCGAGATAGTTGAAGGAGTCGGAGGCGCTGCGAACATCGACAGCGTGATCCACTGTGCTACCCGGCTGAGATTTAAACTACTGGATTCAGCAAATACAAAGCGTGATGAGCTGAAAGAACACGGGGACATTATCGCTGTGGTCGAAAGCGGGGGACAGTTCCAGGTGGTGATTGGTAACCATGTCGGAGATGTCTTTGCTGCCATTCAGTCTCAGTTAAAAAATGGTGGTGTGGCTGTAGATGCAGACGTTGAAAGCCAGTCAACTGAGTCTGCAAGTAAAGAAAAGCAAGGAATTCTGAGCATATTCATTGATATTGTTTCCGGTATTTTTACACCGTTACTGGGCATTATGGCGGCTTCAGGAATTCTGAAAGGTTTGCTGGCTTTAGGAACTGCTTTTCAGGTCATGGATGCTGGCAGCGGAACTTATCAGATTCTGAATGCAGCCAGTGATTCATTATTCTTCTTCTTCCCGCTGGTTCTTGGTTATACCGCTGGTGCTAAATTTGGCGGCAATCCTTTTGTCACAATGGCTATCGGTGGTGCTTTAGTGCATCCGAGCATGATTGCCGCATTTCAGGCCCAGCAGCTTCCCGATGCTGCCGGGTTAGAGTTCCTCGGTATTCCCGTAACATTCATGAATTATGCATCTTCAGTGATTCCTATCATTTTTGCCGCGTATGTGAGTTGCAAACTGGAAAAATTCTTTAAACCGAAACTTCCTTCAGCAGTGACTAACCTGTTCACACCAATGTTGTGTATTTTGATCACCACACCGCTGACTTTTCTGGTCATTGGTCCGGCAGCGACTTGGGTCAGTCATATGCTGGCGAGTGGTTTTGAGTCTATTTATAATATGAGTCCGATGGTTGCCGGTATTGTGATTGGCGCTTTCTGGCAGGTGTTTGTTATTTTCGGTCTGCACTGGGGCTTTGTGCCAATCATTATCAATAACCTGAGTGTATTAGGCGCTGATCCTATTGGTCCGCTTTGTCTGGCTGCTGTTCTGGCTCAGGCGGGAGCATGTCTGGGCGTGTTCCTGAGAACTCGTGATACCAAAACAAAGGCATTGGCAAGTTCTGCATTTACGACCGGGCTGTTCGGTATTACAGAACCTGCAATTTATGGGGTGACTCTGCCGCGCAAACGTCCATTTGTTTTTGCATGTATTTCCGGTGGTGTTGGCGGCGCTATTATCGGCTTTTTCCAAACAAAAGTTTATTCATTCGCGTTACCGAGTATTTTAGCATTTCCACAGTATATTCCACCGTCAGGTGCTGTTGACATAACTGTGTGGGCTGCGATTGCCGGTGCAGTTGTCGGCATCGTTCTGGCAGCATTTCTGACGTTCTTCTTTGGGGAACCTCGTGAAGAGAAAAAAGCAGCAAATCATCTGGCAACATCTGTTTCTAAATAA
- a CDS encoding glycoside hydrolase family 1 protein: MSFKFPDSFLWGGATAANQIEGSHQTDGKGLSTSDVCPQGAFGDIVPRQPGDFNIKDLAIDFYNRYPEDISLFAEMGFTTLRLSIAWSRIFPNGDDAEPNEAGLAYYDKIFAELAKHGIQPLVTLSHYEMPLNLAEKYHGWASRDVIGFFEKYAKVVFARYGHAVKLWLTFNEINVTLHEPFTGSGLPRDCDEQTRYQAIHHQLVASAKAVKACHEMIPDAKIGNMILGAVQYPLTCKPDDVMHTLTQNREWLMFGDVQARGYYPSYMTRKFKALGVEIDITEADREALKETIDFISFSYYMTGCASADPNEQGKADANMLQMIANPYLKASEWGWQIDPVGLRYLLNFLYDRYQLPLFVVENGLGAKDVVNENGEVVDDYRIQYLNDHLFQIGEAIQDGVEVMGYTSWGPIDLVSASTAQLSKRYGYIYVDRNDDNQGTLERKRKKSFYWYQSIIQSQGEKLASPES, encoded by the coding sequence ATGAGTTTTAAATTTCCAGATTCTTTTCTGTGGGGCGGAGCAACAGCTGCCAATCAGATAGAAGGTTCACACCAAACCGATGGTAAAGGTTTATCTACGTCAGATGTTTGTCCGCAGGGCGCGTTCGGGGACATCGTTCCCCGCCAGCCAGGTGATTTCAATATTAAAGACCTTGCAATCGATTTTTATAATCGTTATCCCGAAGATATTTCGTTATTTGCTGAAATGGGGTTCACCACTCTTCGTTTGTCGATCGCCTGGAGCCGTATTTTCCCGAATGGAGATGATGCGGAGCCGAATGAAGCAGGCCTGGCTTACTATGACAAAATTTTTGCTGAGTTGGCAAAACACGGAATTCAGCCTCTGGTTACACTTTCTCACTACGAGATGCCGCTGAACCTAGCGGAAAAATACCACGGTTGGGCCAGCCGGGATGTGATCGGCTTTTTTGAAAAATATGCCAAAGTTGTTTTTGCCCGTTATGGCCATGCGGTGAAACTCTGGCTGACATTTAATGAAATCAATGTGACGCTGCACGAACCGTTTACCGGTTCCGGTCTGCCAAGAGATTGTGATGAGCAAACCCGTTATCAGGCAATCCATCATCAGTTAGTTGCCAGTGCTAAAGCGGTGAAAGCCTGCCATGAGATGATCCCCGATGCCAAAATCGGCAATATGATTTTGGGTGCGGTGCAGTATCCGCTGACCTGTAAGCCTGATGATGTTATGCATACGCTGACTCAAAACCGGGAATGGCTGATGTTCGGTGATGTTCAGGCAAGAGGATATTACCCAAGCTATATGACTCGTAAGTTTAAAGCGCTGGGGGTAGAGATTGACATTACAGAGGCTGATCGGGAAGCATTGAAAGAGACGATCGACTTCATTTCATTTAGTTATTACATGACCGGATGTGCCAGTGCTGATCCGAATGAGCAGGGTAAAGCAGATGCGAATATGCTGCAAATGATTGCTAATCCATATCTGAAAGCATCTGAATGGGGCTGGCAGATTGATCCGGTTGGACTGCGTTATCTGCTTAACTTCTTGTATGACCGTTATCAGTTACCTCTATTTGTGGTGGAAAACGGCCTGGGTGCTAAAGATGTTGTTAATGAAAATGGTGAAGTCGTTGATGACTACCGGATTCAGTATCTGAATGATCACTTGTTCCAAATCGGTGAAGCGATTCAGGATGGTGTTGAAGTGATGGGATATACCAGTTGGGGACCGATTGATTTAGTCAGTGCCAGTACTGCGCAGTTGTCTAAACGTTATGGCTATATTTATGTTGATCGGAACGACGACAATCAGGGAACGCTGGAGCGGAAACGGAAGAAAAGTTTCTATTGGTATCAATCCATCATTCAGTCTCAGGGTGAAAAACTGGCTTCTCCTGAATCTTAA
- a CDS encoding DUF2955 domain-containing protein, with product MRLWTHPLNENDLRQCLRIALGATLGFIISKFFGWSFGVFFTVVPMLLLGMIPVLNGHIARQMIASGVICSLEVGLLGGLFGTHPGLMTPIAFLLFLAKFACMARGPLFLFGANSVLNLSIMLHFASYSTTDINDMIASNLTASFLSIGIAYLMHYLIPDAEPRQPPPQPSSPKGSHRIRHETLLGAGVATLSFLVFQTLNLSDSMSAQSTSLLLLFPMNWNGALGYARKRAIGTILGVAFGLCCQILLYDRSNQLILVIPLLWIGTMLFGYLHMKEASGSGVGFGGLTTLGILFGQYLTPTSDLTFNALYRISSILFAIVATLIVTYLIHRMLNSVEATRYGH from the coding sequence ATGCGCTTGTGGACTCATCCGCTGAATGAAAATGATCTCCGTCAGTGTCTGCGGATCGCTCTGGGAGCAACCCTCGGTTTCATCATCAGTAAATTCTTCGGCTGGAGTTTCGGGGTCTTTTTTACTGTGGTTCCGATGCTGTTACTCGGCATGATTCCGGTACTCAATGGACATATAGCCCGGCAAATGATCGCTTCCGGCGTCATCTGTTCACTGGAAGTTGGTTTGCTGGGCGGTTTATTCGGTACTCATCCGGGTCTCATGACACCCATTGCTTTTTTGCTGTTTCTGGCTAAATTTGCCTGTATGGCTCGTGGACCTTTGTTTTTATTCGGTGCAAACAGTGTTCTGAACCTGAGTATCATGCTGCATTTTGCCAGCTATTCAACAACCGATATTAACGATATGATTGCCAGTAACCTGACGGCAAGTTTCCTTTCTATTGGTATTGCATATCTGATGCATTACCTGATCCCAGATGCAGAGCCCAGACAACCACCACCACAGCCATCGTCTCCTAAAGGATCGCATCGTATCCGGCACGAAACGCTTCTGGGAGCGGGAGTGGCAACGCTATCGTTTCTGGTCTTTCAGACTCTCAACCTCAGTGACTCGATGTCTGCACAGTCCACCAGCCTGCTACTGCTCTTTCCGATGAACTGGAATGGCGCTTTAGGCTATGCAAGGAAAAGAGCGATTGGCACAATTTTAGGGGTCGCCTTCGGTTTATGCTGTCAAATCCTGCTATATGACCGCTCTAACCAACTAATTCTGGTGATACCACTCCTTTGGATTGGCACAATGCTATTTGGCTATCTACATATGAAAGAAGCCAGTGGGTCTGGAGTTGGATTTGGTGGACTAACAACATTAGGTATTTTATTCGGCCAGTATTTAACACCGACCAGCGACCTGACATTCAATGCGTTATACCGAATCAGTAGTATTCTGTTTGCCATTGTTGCCACACTCATCGTTACCTATCTGATTCACCGAATGTTGAATTCCGTCGAAGCAACGCGGTATGGGCACTAA
- a CDS encoding HlyD family secretion protein translates to MTPDQKFARWVKYSSALFIVLFAYFLLADTVMPLTPQAMATRVITKVAPRISGQITQVYVRNNQQVHKGDVLFEIDPTPYQLAVEQAKIDLEQAIQDNEQLDASITAAQADVDANQILVVQKVREAKRLDKLFTRNGVSQQQRDDALSNATATKANLMAAQARLKELQVRRGATDQENITVKMAQNRLQQAELNLSYTKVKAEHDGVITNLQLMVGTFANTGTPLIALVDTGLDIIADFREKSLRNFSRDTPALITFDRDPGHLYTATVSTIDAGVSSGQFDANGSLASPTSSNRWVRDAQRIRLHLSLNRSLPDSLPTGARATVQLIPQQPLFAWFAHMQIHALSLLHYIY, encoded by the coding sequence ATGACCCCTGATCAAAAATTTGCACGCTGGGTGAAATACTCCAGCGCTCTTTTTATCGTACTTTTTGCCTATTTCCTGCTGGCAGACACCGTTATGCCTCTCACGCCGCAGGCAATGGCAACCCGTGTCATTACTAAAGTTGCTCCCAGAATCAGTGGACAAATCACTCAGGTATATGTCCGTAACAATCAGCAGGTTCACAAAGGCGATGTCTTATTTGAGATTGACCCGACGCCCTATCAGCTTGCTGTCGAACAGGCAAAAATCGATCTGGAACAAGCAATTCAGGATAACGAACAGTTAGATGCATCAATCACAGCAGCTCAGGCTGATGTCGATGCCAACCAGATTCTGGTCGTACAGAAAGTCCGGGAAGCGAAACGATTAGACAAACTATTTACCCGTAATGGGGTTTCTCAGCAACAACGGGACGATGCGCTAAGTAACGCCACAGCAACGAAAGCAAATCTTATGGCCGCTCAGGCTCGTCTGAAAGAACTTCAGGTCCGTCGAGGCGCAACAGATCAGGAAAATATTACCGTCAAAATGGCACAAAACCGCCTTCAGCAAGCGGAACTCAACCTCTCTTATACAAAAGTGAAAGCCGAACATGACGGAGTGATTACGAATCTGCAGTTAATGGTTGGTACCTTCGCAAACACAGGAACCCCTTTAATTGCACTGGTCGATACCGGGCTGGATATTATTGCTGACTTCCGAGAAAAAAGCCTGCGTAATTTCAGCCGCGATACTCCGGCACTTATTACTTTTGACCGGGATCCGGGTCATCTTTACACCGCAACCGTCAGTACGATCGATGCCGGTGTCAGTAGTGGCCAGTTTGATGCTAACGGTTCACTTGCATCTCCGACAAGCTCCAATCGCTGGGTCAGAGATGCACAGCGTATCCGCCTGCATCTTTCCTTAAACCGAAGCCTGCCTGACAGTTTACCGACCGGAGCCCGGGCAACGGTCCAGCTAATACCACAACAGCCACTGTTTGCCTGGTTTGCCCACATGCAAATTCATGCATTAAGCCTGCTTCATTACATCTACTGA